Proteins found in one Populus alba chromosome 14, ASM523922v2, whole genome shotgun sequence genomic segment:
- the LOC118041311 gene encoding uncharacterized protein, translating to MVPSMWHSIAAVSGVAALGLGTYGAHVFKPQNPTYKEVWQTASLYHLVHTAALLAAPITKRPHIFGGLLTTGIVAFSGTCYTVALLEDRKYSTLAPFGGFAFIAAWASLLF from the exons ATGGTTCCTTCGATGTGGCACAGTATAGCTGCTGTCTCCG GGGTAGCAGCTCTCGGATTGGGGACCTATGGTGCTCATGTCTTCAAGCCCCAAAATCCCACTTATAAAGAG GTATGGCAAACAGCGTCTTTATACCATTTGGTTCACACTGCAGCCCTTCTTGCTGCTCCTATCACCAAACGCCCCCACATT TTTGGAGGCCTTTTGACTACTGGGATTGTTGCTTTCTCTGGAAC GTGTTATACTGTGGCACTTCTTGAGGACAGAAAGTATTCTACTTTGGCTCCATTTGGTGGCTTTGCATTTATTGCTGCTTGGGCAAGCTTGCTTTTCTAA
- the LOC118041300 gene encoding glucan endo-1,3-beta-glucosidase 4: MPILWKRTMLALLILSITPRKSDGELEQWCVADEQTPDDELQMALDWACGKGGADCSKIQVNQPCYLPNTVRDHASYAFNSYFQKFKHKGGSCYFKGAAIITELDPSHSSCQYEFHP, from the exons ATGCCAATCCTTTGGAAAAGGACAATGCTAGCCCTTCTTATCCTGTCCATAACTCCCAGGAAATCAG ATGGGGAATTAGAGCAATGGTGCGTAGCAGATGAGCAGACCCCAGATGATGAGTTGCAGATGGCGTTGGACTGGGCTTGTGGGAAAGGTGGTGCAGACTGCAGTAAGATTCAAGTGAACCAGCCTTGCTATTTGCCAAATACTGTGAGAGACCATGCTTCCTATGCCTTCAACAGCTACTTCCAGAAGTTCAAGCACAAAGGTGGATCTTGCTACTTCAAAGGAGCTGCTATCATTACAGAACTTGACCCCA GTCATAGCTCTTGCCAGTACGAGTTCCATCCCTGA
- the LOC118041263 gene encoding histidine kinase 2 has protein sequence MSCTGGGAGVFVKFSRLFVKRHRWELLKMSINCKLSGSNGTSQESLKLRKSKEVLHETNSARKWKRKFLLLWFLGVAVTIGSIWLLSSFDSGALGRKGRSLDSCEEGAQVLLRHFNVSKNQLHALGSLFSDSDQIASLDCTKEPGPEMLINDVVACALKVPCSKKQEFQQHIRWVAEDVGPNGKCPVQDENEFRKLDQSLLDDSASFVSQSTISSISQYSGKRREVDCAEDHCKLFSFDLVKECWWVLVGMIVSCILLGYNLKFWRKQNQKLAQLEPVPQQRQQLLQMNQHQLSHSPPRGAGKWRKKLLIIFVLLGVLVSVWLFWHLHEKIISRREETLANMCDERARMLQDQFNVSMNHVHALAILVSTFHHGKNPSAIDQKTFGEYTKRTDFERPLTSGVAYALKVPHLERKQFEEQHGWTIKKMGTEDQTLVQDCIPDKLDPAPIQDEYAPVIFSQETVSHIVSIDMMSGKEDRENILRARASGKGVLTSPFKLLKSNHLGVVLTFAVYNTDLPDATPEQRIEATVGYLGASYDVPSLVEKLLHQLSSKQTIVVNVYDTTNATAPILMYGTDVTDTGLLHVSSLDFGDPMRKHEMHCRFKHKPPLPWTAINASVGLLVITLLVGHIFHAAISRIAKVEEDFREMMELKARAEAADVAKSQFLATVSHEIRTPMNGVLGMLQMLMETDLDVNQMDYANTAHTSGKDLIALINEVLDQAKIESGRLELEAVPFDLRSVLDNVLSLFSGKSNEKGIELAVYVSDRLPEVVIGDPGRFRQIITNLVGNSMKFTRDKGHVFVSVHLADEVRSPLDVRDAVLKQGLELVQDTSSKVYDSLSGFPVVNRWKSWEKFKKSSCIDSRDEPEMIRLLVTVEDTGVGIPEDAQGHIFTPFVQADSSTSRKYGGTGIGLSISKCLVDLMGGEIGFVSECGIGSTFSFTVSFRKGESTSLDTKWQPYDPAVLEVRGGRALVIDERSVRAEVTKYHLQRLGITADIAPSLKSACAYLSSGYCTSIPADLPIVLIDKDAWDKESGIAFHHLLKMPKKNDGTDIQVDLSKIFLLATTISSDERLELKTSGLVDNVLVKPLRLSVLIACFQEAFGSGKKSEVNRKKPPALHNLLRGKQILVVDDNLVNRRVAEGALKKHGAIVTCVESGKAALEKLKPPHSFDACFMDFQMPEMDGFEATRQIRSMESQFNEKIASEKASMELLGNVAYWHTPILAMTADVIQATNEECLKCGMDGYVSKPFEDEKLYNAVTRFF, from the exons ATGAGTTGTACTGGTGGTGGAGCTGGGGTTTTTGTCAAGTTTTCTAGGCTCTTTGTGAAGAGACACAGGTGGGAATTGTTGAAAATGTCTATTAATTGCAAGCTTTCTGGTTCAAATGGCACATCACAAGAAAGTTTGAAGCTCAGGAAGTCAAAGGAGGTTTTGCATGAAACTAATTCTGCcaggaaatggaagagaaagtTTCTGCTTCTCTGGTTTTTAGGTGTTGCTGTTACTATAGGGAGCATTTGGCTTCTCTCGAGCTTTGATAGTGGGGCGTTGGGAAGGAAAGGTCGGAGTCTAGATTCGTGTGAAGAAGGAGCTCAGGTCTTGCTTCGCCATTTCAATGTCAGCAAGAACCAGCTTCATGCTTTGGGTTCTTTGTTCTCTGATTCAGATCAG ATAGCATCCCTTGATTGTACCAAGGAACCAGGACCGGAAATGCTAATAAATGATGTTGTTGCCTGTGCACTGAAAGTACCATGTTCAAAGAAGCAGGAATTTCAACAGCACATCAGATGGGTTGCTGAAGATGTAGGGCCTAATGGAAAATGCCCGGTTCAAGATGAGAATGAATTTAGGAAGCTTGATCAATCATTGCTGGATGATTCTGCATCATTTGTTTCACAatctacaatttcatcaatttcacaGTATTCTGGAAAG AGAAGGGAAGTGGACTGTGCAGAAGATCATTGTAaacttttttcatttgatttggtAAAAGAATGCTGGTGGGTCCTTGTTGGAATGATAGTGAGCTGCATACTATTGGGttataacttaaaattttgGAGGAAGCAAAATCAGAAGCTAGCTCAGCTGGAGCCAGTGCCTCAGCAGCGGCAACAATTGTTGCAGATGAATCAGCATCAACTATCCCATAGTCCTCCTAGAGGTGCTGGAAAGTGGAGGAAGAAACTTCTTATAATATTTGTCCTGCTTGGAGTGCTTGTATCTGTTTGGTTGTTTTGGCACTTGCATGAAAAGATAATATCAAGGAGGGAAGAGACTCTTGCTAATATGTGTGATGAACGGGCACGAATGTTGCAGGACCAGTTCAATGTTAGCATGAACCATGTACATGCCTTGGCTATCCTTGTATCCACCTTTCACCATGGAAAAAATCCTTCTGCTATTGATCAG AAAACATTTGGTGAATATACCAAGAGAACAGATTTTGAGAGGCCACTTACTAGTGGTGTTGCTTATGCTCTAAAAGTTCCTCATTTAGAGAGGAAGCAATTTGAAGAGCAGCATGGATGGACAATTAAGAAAATGGGAACGGAGGACCAGACTCTAGTCCAAGACTGTATCCCAGATAAATTGGATCCTGCACCCATCCAGGATGAATATGCACCTGTGATTTTTTCTCAAGAAACAGTCTCTCATATTGTCTCAATTGACATGATGTCTGGAAAG GAAGACCGCGAGAACATCTTGCGAGCAAGGGCATCTGGAAAGGGAGTGTTGACATCTCCTTTCAAACTTTTGAAATCGAACCACCTGGGAGTTGTTCTCACATTTGCTGTCTATAATACTGACCTCCCTGATGCTACACcagaacaaagaattgaagcCACTGTTGG GTATCTTGGCGCATCTTATGATGTACCATCTCTAGTGGAGAAGCTTCTGCACCAACTTTCCAGCAAGCAAACAATTGTCGTGAATGTTTATGATACAACTAATGCAACTGCTCCCATTCTCATGTATGGTACTGATGTTACTGATACTGGCCTTTTGCATGTCAGTAGCCTTGACTTTGGTGATCCAATGCGGAAACATGAAATGCATTGCAG GTTCAAGCATAAACCTCCTTTACCCTGGACAGCAATAAATGCATCAGTTGGGCTCCTTGTTATTACTCTTCTTGTTGGCCACATCTTTCATGCAGCCATTAGTAGGATTGCAAAAGTTGAGGAGGACTTTCGTGAGATGATGGAGCTCAAAGCTCGTGCTGAAGCTGCGGACGTGGCAAAATCTCAG TTTCTTGCAACTGTTTCCCATGAAATAAGGACCCCAATGAATGGTGTTTTAG GTATGCTGCAAATGCTGATGGAGACTGATCTGGATGTAAACCAAATGGACTATGCCAACACTGCTCATACTAGCGGAAAGGATCTAATTGCACTGATTAATGAAGTTCTAGATCAGGCTAAGATAGAATCAGGCCGGCTAGAATTGGAAGCAGTTCCTTTCGATCTGCGTTCTGTTCTTGATAATGTTCTATCACTATTTTCAGGAAAATCCAATGAAAAAGGGATTGAG TTGGCTGTTTATGTTTCTGACCGGCTCCCTGAAGTTGTTATTGGTGACCCTGGACGGTTTCGGCAGATAATTACAAATCTTGTTGGAAATTCGATGAAG TTTACACGCGACAAAGGGCATGTGTTTGTTTCTGTGCATCTGGCAGATGAAGTGAGAAGCCCTCTTGATGTCAGGGATGCAGTGCTTAAACAAGGGCTGGAGTTGGTTCAGGATACATCAAGCAAAGTTTATGACTCATTGAGTGGGTTTCCTGTTGTCAACCGATGGAAAAGTTGGGAGAAATTTAAAAAGTCAAGCTGCATAGATTCTAGGGATGAACCTGAAATGATTAGACTACTAGTTACAGTTGAGGATACAGGAGTGGGAATACCAGAAGATGCACAGGGACATATTTTCACGCCTTTTGTGCAAGCTGACAGTTCCACTTCACGAAAATATGGTGGAACTGGAATAGGATTAAGCATTAGCAAATGTCTGGTGGATCTCATGGGTGGGGAGATTGGGTTTGTTAGTGAATGTGGCATTGGCAGTACCTTTTCATTTACTGTTTCTTTCAGAAAAGGAGAATCAACTTCTCTGGATACAAAGTGGCAGCCTTATGATCCAGCTGTTCTGGAGGTCCGAGGAGGGAGAGCCCTGGTAATTGATGAAAGAAGTGTCCGAGCTGAGGTCACGAAATATCACTTGCAGAGGTTGGGAATAACTGCAGATATAGCTCCCAGTCTGAAGTCAGCATGTGCATATCTATCTAGTGGTTACTGCACAAG TATTCCAGCAGATTTGCCTATAGTTCTTATTGACAAAGACGCTTGGGACAAAGAATCTGGCATTGCTTTCCATCATTTGCTGAAAATGCCCAAGAAAAACGATGGGACAGATATCCAGGTAGACCTTTCGAAGATTTTTCTCTTGGCTACCACCATCAGCTCTGATGAACGCTTAGAGCTAAAAACCTCTGGTTTAGTAGATAATGTACTGGTGAAGCCTCTTCGGTTAAGTGTCTTAATCGCTTGCTTCCAAGAAGCTTTTGGAAGCGGTAAGAAGAGTGAAGTAAATAGGAAGAAACCACCAGCACTTCACAATTTACTGAGAGGAAAACAAATTTTGGTGGTGGATGACAATTTGGTAAACAGAAGAGTGGCTGAGGGTGCTCTTAAAAAGCATGGAGCAATTGTTACCTGTGTGGAGAGTGGCAAGGCTGCTTTAGAAAAGCTTAAACCACCACACAGTTTTGATGCTTGCTTCATGGACTTCCAAATGCCAGAAATGGATGG CTTTGAAGCCACACGTCAAATCCGGTCTATGGAGAGTCAGTTTAATGAGAAAATTGCATCCGAGAAAGCATCAATGGAGCTACTTGGAAATGTAGCATATTGGCACACACCAATATTGGCAATGACAGCTGATGTGATTCAGGCAACAAATGAAGAATGTCTAAAGTGTGGGATGGATGGTTATGTGTCAAAGCCATTTGAAGATGAGAAGCTTTACAATGCTGTGACACGGTTTTTTTAG